The following proteins are co-located in the Polystyrenella longa genome:
- a CDS encoding TIGR04283 family arsenosugar biosynthesis glycosyltransferase: MASPEHLILFARYPEPGKTKTRLLSAFSPESVVDIYKHLLDYTLILVRDFSSQQGCDVSLYVSGGTAQEMGTLVGDDFRLVEQTGDTLGDRMLNAVTYASELGAERTVIIGTDCLELIPDDLTKAFELLQSHDLVLGPAQDGGYYLIGLQEPQPSIFDEMPWGTNTVFNETLNRARNRSLDTALLEIHNDIDYPEDLIPLRGTLPESLRAVFPQKQGTLSVIIPTWNEAEKLPATLTKVGRPHNELEVIVVDGKSTDTTCDIAEQHGCRVIRSNPGRGTQMNAGASVASGEFLLFLHADTQLPDNYELLVSESLKSNVIAGAFRLKIDHSSLDMRLTEWGANWRSRWRQLPYGDQAIFLKADTFYAMHGYRNWPIMEDYELIHRLRKLGTIRLLSQAVTTSGRRWMKIGVWKTWWRNQCCIRMYRRGHSIEKIRDAYYSQRSL, encoded by the coding sequence ATGGCTTCTCCGGAACATCTGATTCTCTTCGCCCGTTATCCGGAACCTGGAAAGACGAAGACTCGTCTGCTCTCAGCCTTCTCTCCGGAGTCTGTCGTTGACATCTATAAGCACTTGCTCGACTACACTCTCATTCTGGTTCGAGATTTCTCAAGTCAACAGGGGTGTGATGTCTCTCTCTATGTCAGTGGGGGCACTGCGCAAGAGATGGGCACGTTGGTAGGCGACGACTTCAGGTTAGTTGAACAAACCGGAGATACGTTAGGGGACCGGATGTTAAATGCCGTCACCTATGCCAGCGAACTGGGAGCGGAAAGAACGGTCATCATTGGTACGGATTGCCTCGAACTGATCCCGGACGATTTAACAAAAGCATTTGAGCTTCTCCAATCCCACGATCTTGTTCTGGGACCGGCACAGGATGGGGGGTATTACCTGATTGGTTTACAGGAACCCCAGCCTTCTATATTCGATGAGATGCCGTGGGGCACGAACACGGTTTTTAACGAAACGCTGAACCGAGCACGAAATCGAAGCTTGGATACGGCTCTACTCGAGATTCATAACGACATCGATTACCCCGAAGACCTTATCCCACTGAGGGGAACACTTCCCGAGTCCTTGCGGGCAGTATTTCCTCAAAAGCAGGGGACCCTCTCTGTAATCATTCCCACTTGGAATGAAGCTGAAAAGCTACCCGCAACCTTGACGAAGGTGGGTAGACCCCATAATGAACTTGAAGTGATTGTAGTCGATGGTAAAAGTACCGATACTACATGCGACATTGCGGAACAGCATGGTTGCCGTGTGATCCGTTCCAACCCGGGTCGCGGAACTCAGATGAATGCGGGGGCTTCCGTCGCCAGCGGCGAGTTCCTCCTGTTTCTGCATGCGGATACGCAGCTTCCTGACAATTACGAACTTCTCGTATCCGAGTCCCTCAAATCGAATGTCATCGCGGGGGCATTTCGTCTCAAGATCGATCACAGCTCGTTGGACATGCGTCTGACAGAATGGGGGGCGAACTGGCGTTCTCGTTGGCGACAACTTCCTTATGGTGATCAGGCGATCTTTCTGAAGGCAGATACCTTTTACGCCATGCATGGATACCGTAATTGGCCAATTATGGAGGACTACGAGCTGATACATCGATTGCGAAAACTGGGTACGATCCGGCTACTATCGCAAGCCGTCACCACTTCCGGCCGACGCTGGATGAAGATAGGTGTCTGGAAAACCTGGTGGCGTAATCAATGCTGCATCAGGATGTATCGACGCGGGCACAGCATTGAGAAAATTCGCGACGCTTATTATTCACAACGATCATTGTAG
- a CDS encoding transcriptional regulator — MPRKKKNDQPPQDEATKDEGRFSYDGLDRVMHEKARLGILASLAAHGEGVLFNDLKQLCALTDGNLSRHLTVLSEAGLVETWKGTGGSRPQTMYRLTADGRARFAEYIAVLEQVVSDAQAEATPAKRVGDLSGGWAPA; from the coding sequence ATGCCACGTAAGAAAAAAAATGACCAACCACCACAGGACGAAGCAACAAAAGATGAGGGACGTTTTTCCTACGATGGCTTAGATCGGGTGATGCATGAGAAAGCCCGTTTGGGAATTCTGGCTTCTCTTGCGGCCCATGGTGAGGGTGTTCTATTCAACGACCTCAAACAACTGTGTGCGTTAACAGATGGAAACCTGAGTCGACATCTGACCGTACTGAGCGAAGCTGGTCTGGTTGAAACCTGGAAAGGAACAGGCGGTTCCCGTCCTCAAACGATGTATCGCTTAACGGCAGACGGCCGTGCCCGATTTGCCGAATATATCGCCGTCCTGGAGCAAGTAGTCTCAGACGCTCAGGCAGAAGCAACGCCTGCTAAACGAGTGGGTGACTTATCCGGCGGATGGGCACCGGCGTGA
- the arsS gene encoding arsenosugar biosynthesis radical SAM (seleno)protein ArsS (Some members of this family are selenoproteins.), translating into MKTLTLLRQGNQLASPAEQRTVLADADRVPGGTFETRLAEQKRVPLTRDALATLQINLGKVCNQTCTHCHVDAGPDRRESMSEEVAGQVIDFLSHSDVETLDITGGAPEMNAQFRRLVEAATCMNKKVIDRCNLTILLANGFTDLPEFLAKHKVNIVASLPCYLEANCDSQRGDGVYEKSIHAIRRLNDLGYGVPGCGLELDLVYNPTGTGLPPEQQALEQEYREQLDTRHGIFFNHLFTITNMPVSRFLSDLLEQNKYEVYMQKLLDSFNPDTVDQLMCRSLVSVDWKGYLFDCDFNQMLDLPILGTTERLHISELTDDLLNDRTISTANHCFGCTAGAGSSCTGNLT; encoded by the coding sequence ATGAAAACGCTCACATTATTGAGACAAGGCAACCAACTCGCTTCACCTGCAGAACAGCGAACCGTTCTGGCTGATGCGGATCGTGTTCCGGGTGGGACCTTTGAGACCAGACTTGCAGAACAAAAACGGGTTCCACTGACGCGTGATGCTTTAGCAACCTTGCAGATCAATTTAGGAAAAGTCTGTAATCAGACCTGCACGCACTGTCATGTCGATGCGGGTCCTGATCGACGTGAAAGCATGTCGGAAGAAGTCGCTGGCCAGGTTATCGACTTCCTGTCGCATTCCGACGTGGAAACACTCGATATTACCGGTGGTGCCCCCGAAATGAATGCGCAGTTTCGGCGACTCGTGGAGGCCGCCACGTGTATGAATAAAAAAGTCATCGACCGTTGTAACCTGACGATTCTCCTAGCCAATGGTTTCACTGATCTTCCCGAGTTTCTGGCAAAACACAAGGTGAATATCGTCGCCTCATTGCCTTGCTATCTGGAAGCGAACTGTGATTCACAACGGGGTGATGGCGTTTATGAGAAATCGATCCATGCGATACGCCGATTAAACGATCTCGGATACGGAGTTCCCGGTTGCGGTTTAGAATTGGATCTTGTTTACAATCCAACCGGCACCGGCTTACCCCCTGAGCAGCAGGCGTTGGAGCAGGAGTATCGAGAGCAGTTGGATACTCGGCATGGCATTTTCTTTAATCATCTGTTTACGATCACCAATATGCCCGTGAGCCGATTTCTGTCCGATCTGTTGGAGCAGAACAAGTACGAAGTCTACATGCAGAAACTCCTGGACAGTTTCAACCCGGACACGGTCGATCAACTGATGTGTCGCTCGTTGGTATCGGTTGACTGGAAGGGCTATCTGTTTGACTGCGACTTCAACCAGATGCTCGACCTTCCCATTCTTGGGACAACCGAACGATTGCATATTTCTGAGCTCACCGACGATCTCTTGAACGACCGGACGATCAGTACGGCCAATCATTGTTTCGGTTGCACCGCCGGGGCGGGTTCGAGTTGTACTGGAAACTTAACGTAA
- a CDS encoding dienelactone hydrolase family protein has product MERKNTERKKATDFNQEVLDIYDDYAHGRMNRRDYIKSLGVFAVGGMTVEALMSSLQPNYAWAEQVKADDSRIKAEMITYDSPKGAGEMKGLLAHPAKGDKFPAVVVIHENRGLNPYIEDVARRLAVAGFLALAPDALTPLGGYPGNDEEGREMQRKRDSEEMTEDFIAAAKLLDSHELSTGKVGAVGFCFGGGMVYQLAVRIPDVIDAGVPFYGRQPELEDVSKIDAPLLIHNASKDERILAGAPAFEAALEEQDKPFTHFVYDDTNHGFHNDTTPRYDEQAAGLAWTRTIEFFNKNLKS; this is encoded by the coding sequence ATGGAACGTAAAAACACGGAGCGTAAAAAAGCGACCGATTTCAATCAGGAAGTTCTGGATATTTATGATGACTATGCACATGGCCGCATGAACCGACGCGACTACATCAAAAGTCTCGGAGTTTTCGCCGTTGGCGGCATGACCGTAGAAGCATTGATGTCCAGCTTGCAACCTAACTATGCATGGGCAGAGCAAGTCAAAGCCGATGATTCTCGTATCAAAGCAGAGATGATCACCTACGATTCCCCCAAGGGGGCGGGGGAAATGAAAGGGTTGCTGGCCCATCCCGCGAAAGGAGACAAGTTTCCTGCAGTCGTAGTCATCCATGAAAACCGCGGATTGAATCCCTACATCGAAGATGTCGCTCGTCGACTGGCGGTCGCCGGTTTTCTTGCTCTTGCGCCTGATGCACTCACTCCCCTCGGAGGTTATCCTGGGAACGATGAGGAAGGCCGCGAGATGCAGCGAAAACGAGACTCCGAAGAGATGACGGAAGACTTCATCGCCGCAGCGAAGCTACTCGATTCGCATGAACTCTCTACCGGAAAGGTGGGAGCCGTTGGGTTTTGCTTCGGGGGCGGAATGGTTTACCAATTAGCCGTTCGAATTCCCGATGTCATCGATGCGGGCGTTCCATTTTACGGTCGTCAACCGGAACTGGAAGATGTCTCCAAAATCGATGCTCCACTGCTCATTCATAATGCGTCCAAAGACGAACGAATTCTCGCGGGCGCCCCTGCATTCGAGGCAGCGCTTGAAGAGCAGGATAAACCCTTTACGCATTTCGTTTATGACGACACTAACCACGGATTTCACAACGACACGACTCCACGCTACGACGAACAGGCAGCGGGGTTGGCGTGGACACGCACGATTGAGTTCTTCAACAAAAACCTGAAGTCGTAA
- a CDS encoding DUF547 domain-containing protein — translation MKTEIESQQRSNTWVIMELVPFMTVLIVSAFAATSVYAADVLVGVHVEPSKRVSLDKIDHSQWDDLLHKYVNTNGQVNYTSWKESKIDAQALQSYLSHLSQANLKGTQEEKLAYWINAYNAVTIWGILREYPTSSIRNHTAKIFGYNIWEDLKLRVVGKEVSLDQMEHQILRKMGEPRIHFAIVCASIGCPRLLNEAYTPSKLDQQLSANAKHFFNDRTKFRYSASDKTFYVSSILDWFGEDFGASDKARLQRIASWLPDKTAQQVAHAGQGSFSFLEYDWDLNDQKQGN, via the coding sequence ATGAAAACTGAGATTGAATCACAACAACGGAGTAATACATGGGTGATTATGGAACTCGTGCCTTTTATGACGGTTCTAATCGTATCTGCATTTGCCGCTACTTCAGTGTATGCCGCAGATGTGTTGGTCGGCGTTCATGTGGAACCTTCCAAGCGGGTATCCTTAGATAAGATTGATCATTCTCAGTGGGATGATTTATTACACAAGTACGTCAACACCAATGGACAAGTAAATTACACGAGTTGGAAAGAGTCGAAAATCGACGCGCAAGCACTCCAGAGTTATTTAAGTCACCTTTCTCAGGCTAACTTGAAGGGAACCCAAGAGGAAAAACTCGCTTACTGGATTAATGCCTACAACGCCGTGACGATTTGGGGAATTTTGCGGGAATACCCGACCAGCAGTATTCGAAACCATACCGCCAAGATTTTCGGATATAATATCTGGGAAGACCTGAAACTGAGAGTGGTCGGAAAAGAGGTTTCACTGGATCAGATGGAACATCAGATTCTTCGCAAAATGGGAGAACCCCGCATCCATTTCGCGATCGTCTGTGCCTCTATTGGATGCCCACGTTTATTGAACGAAGCCTATACCCCTTCGAAACTGGATCAACAATTGTCAGCCAACGCGAAACATTTTTTCAATGACCGAACTAAATTTCGTTACAGTGCTTCAGATAAGACGTTTTATGTGTCTTCTATCCTCGACTGGTTTGGCGAAGACTTCGGTGCTTCGGATAAAGCACGGCTCCAACGCATCGCGAGTTGGTTACCGGACAAAACGGCACAACAAGTGGCACACGCGGGTCAAGGATCGTTCTCATTTCTGGAATACGACTGGGACTTGAACGATCAGAAACAGGGTAATTAG
- a CDS encoding methyltransferase domain-containing protein, whose amino-acid sequence MSTSNFTTSESSVYDRYASAAKQVEPALCCPVEYSTDLLEVIPDEILERDYGCGDPTPFVEPGDTVLDLGSGGGKLCYIAAQLAGPEGQIIGVDCNREMLGLARKHQQTVAERIGFHNVDFRYGMIQDLQLNLQLLEQELSVSPVKDASDFLRLRNIEERLRKETPLVESDSVDCVLSNCVLNLVRQPDRKPLFSEIYRVLRRGGRAAISDIVSDETVPEEMKQDPKLWSGCISGAFREDEFLQQFEEAGFHGIEIVKRVSEPWQTINGIEFRSITVVAHKGKDGPCLERNQAVVYKGPFKSVEDDDGHRYRRGIRMAVCDKTYRLLNRKPYTGLFENIEPLVEIPLADALSYDCKRTKHRHPRETKGEDYEATIDAEGPCCGTDGDCC is encoded by the coding sequence ATGTCGACAAGCAACTTCACTACATCCGAGTCGAGTGTATATGATCGGTACGCTTCGGCGGCAAAGCAGGTGGAACCAGCGCTCTGCTGCCCTGTCGAATATTCGACCGATCTCCTTGAGGTCATTCCAGATGAGATTCTGGAACGCGACTATGGTTGTGGCGACCCGACTCCGTTTGTGGAGCCAGGCGATACCGTCCTCGATTTGGGTTCTGGTGGTGGAAAGCTCTGTTACATCGCGGCTCAACTGGCGGGGCCAGAGGGGCAGATCATTGGGGTCGATTGTAATCGAGAAATGCTGGGATTGGCCCGGAAACATCAACAGACCGTTGCCGAGCGAATTGGATTTCACAATGTCGATTTTCGATATGGAATGATTCAAGACCTCCAACTGAATCTGCAACTTCTCGAACAGGAATTGAGCGTATCGCCAGTTAAAGATGCGAGTGACTTCCTGCGGTTACGAAATATTGAAGAACGACTGCGGAAAGAGACTCCGCTCGTCGAAAGCGATTCGGTTGATTGCGTTCTTTCTAATTGCGTATTGAATCTGGTTCGTCAACCCGATCGCAAACCCCTGTTCTCCGAGATCTATCGTGTCCTCCGAAGAGGAGGGCGTGCGGCGATCAGTGATATTGTTTCTGACGAAACCGTCCCGGAAGAAATGAAACAGGATCCGAAATTGTGGTCAGGCTGTATTTCGGGTGCCTTTCGCGAAGATGAGTTTCTGCAGCAGTTCGAAGAGGCGGGATTTCATGGAATCGAGATAGTGAAACGGGTCAGCGAACCGTGGCAGACCATCAACGGTATCGAGTTTCGATCCATTACGGTCGTGGCCCATAAAGGGAAGGATGGCCCCTGCCTGGAGCGAAACCAGGCTGTCGTCTACAAAGGACCTTTCAAGTCTGTCGAAGACGACGACGGACATCGTTATCGTCGGGGAATCCGGATGGCCGTTTGTGATAAAACATATCGATTACTGAATCGAAAACCATACACAGGATTATTTGAAAACATCGAGCCGCTAGTTGAGATTCCTTTGGCCGATGCCTTGTCCTATGATTGTAAACGGACGAAACATCGGCATCCGCGCGAAACCAAGGGAGAAGATTATGAAGCGACCATCGACGCGGAAGGCCCCTGCTGCGGGACCGACGGGGATTGCTGCTAA
- a CDS encoding TVP38/TMEM64 family protein: MSDEPSAEEDIGETRSKKIPWAKIIVFAVVALVGVLVYWQYGDAISLDALAQREGQLQQMFQDHYFLTIIAAILLYVIVAGISLPGAVPLTLAYGWFLGFWLGLVIVSVGSTGGAVVAFLLSRYLFRDWIQSRLSDRFQSLNKKFEQEGAYYLFTIRLIPLVPFFVVNTAMGLTRIRTVTYWWVSQIGMLPGTAAYVYAGSTVPNLQTLADDGIGKILSWQVLLAFAILGLLPITLKKLLPLFGFSPSDTAKSTESDVVTDNE; encoded by the coding sequence ATGAGTGACGAACCTTCTGCGGAAGAAGATATTGGGGAAACCCGGTCAAAAAAAATACCTTGGGCCAAAATAATCGTGTTCGCAGTTGTCGCGCTGGTCGGCGTCCTTGTCTATTGGCAATACGGTGACGCGATTTCGCTAGATGCTCTCGCTCAACGTGAAGGGCAACTGCAACAGATGTTTCAGGATCATTATTTTCTAACGATTATCGCAGCCATCCTCCTGTATGTCATTGTCGCTGGTATCTCCTTGCCTGGGGCTGTTCCCTTAACTTTGGCATATGGTTGGTTCCTTGGCTTCTGGCTCGGATTGGTCATTGTCAGTGTTGGTTCCACTGGTGGAGCTGTCGTTGCTTTTCTATTGAGTCGATATTTATTCCGGGATTGGATTCAATCCCGATTGAGTGATCGCTTCCAGTCACTGAATAAGAAGTTCGAACAGGAAGGTGCCTACTACCTGTTCACGATTCGGTTGATCCCGCTCGTCCCCTTCTTTGTCGTAAATACGGCGATGGGGCTTACGCGAATTCGAACGGTTACCTACTGGTGGGTAAGTCAGATCGGCATGTTGCCCGGCACTGCGGCATATGTTTATGCCGGATCGACTGTCCCTAATCTGCAAACCTTGGCCGATGATGGCATCGGCAAAATTCTCAGTTGGCAGGTTTTGCTCGCGTTTGCGATTTTAGGATTACTTCCGATTACTCTTAAAAAACTGTTACCGCTTTTCGGATTCAGCCCGTCGGACACGGCTAAATCTACTGAGTCTGATGTCGTTACCGACAACGAGTAA
- a CDS encoding LacI family DNA-binding transcriptional regulator, with amino-acid sequence MAATILDVARLAKVSAGTVSRVLHKHPGVSDENRERVLDAIKTLDYSPRQRKASMCDLNPLEDKNVLLLLLGMDPSLANLPVVTAAIDGIEQSLINLNANLLIANLPTLDQFPEEFDRKRIDGVILKGALQGDLAGQVNPELVKRVQELPAVWVLGRPEGMTGDVVQVDDVRVGKLAAEHLISCGHRHLAFLSPKPSQVSIQRRQASFTFYAQQAGATVNSYLGNEQDWTFPSPAVDHCEWVDDLVERLLNTHPRPTAMFTPDDSTGTTVARTLSARNLKAGEDISLMSCNNEQKILEKIQPSLTTIDVHAADIGCRAVDQLAWRIAHPAQPNVDISYEPTLVTGSSVATLDHCAIA; translated from the coding sequence ATGGCCGCAACAATTCTGGATGTCGCGCGTCTAGCGAAGGTGTCGGCAGGGACGGTGAGCCGAGTGCTCCACAAGCATCCCGGGGTCAGTGACGAGAATCGGGAGCGAGTGCTCGATGCCATTAAGACACTGGACTATTCGCCCCGACAGCGCAAGGCGTCGATGTGTGATCTCAATCCGCTTGAAGATAAGAATGTTCTGCTTTTACTATTAGGGATGGATCCTTCACTGGCAAACCTTCCCGTGGTGACGGCTGCAATCGATGGTATCGAACAGTCGTTGATAAATCTGAATGCCAATTTATTGATTGCGAATTTGCCAACCTTGGATCAATTTCCTGAAGAGTTTGATCGCAAACGAATCGACGGCGTCATCCTGAAAGGGGCCCTCCAGGGGGACTTGGCTGGGCAGGTTAATCCCGAACTGGTTAAAAGAGTTCAGGAGTTACCTGCGGTTTGGGTTCTGGGACGTCCCGAGGGAATGACTGGTGATGTTGTCCAAGTTGATGACGTTCGGGTCGGAAAACTGGCGGCCGAGCATTTGATTTCGTGCGGGCATCGCCATCTTGCCTTTTTAAGTCCTAAGCCATCGCAAGTGAGTATTCAACGGAGACAGGCCAGCTTTACGTTCTACGCACAACAAGCGGGTGCGACTGTGAACAGTTATCTGGGTAACGAACAGGATTGGACGTTTCCTTCACCTGCAGTAGATCATTGTGAATGGGTAGATGATCTAGTCGAACGACTTCTCAACACACATCCACGGCCTACGGCGATGTTCACACCGGATGACAGTACCGGAACGACAGTCGCACGCACGCTTTCTGCCAGGAACCTGAAAGCCGGAGAGGATATCAGCCTGATGTCTTGTAACAATGAGCAAAAAATACTTGAGAAGATTCAACCTTCCCTGACGACGATCGACGTTCATGCCGCTGATATTGGTTGTCGTGCTGTCGATCAGTTGGCGTGGAGAATCGCTCACCCTGCTCAACCTAATGTCGATATCAGCTACGAGCCGACGCTGGTGACAGGATCGTCGGTCGCCACTCTGGATCATTGCGCAATTGCTTGA
- a CDS encoding mercuric reductase has translation MSYKQQLEPLTEQNQILQSHVHPPEWKNPEPSGRYHLVVIGAGTAGLVTAAGAAGLGAKVALVERGLMGGDCLNVGCVPSKALISSARCIAAIRDAGEYGVQAGNVDVDFSEVMERMRRLRARISPNDSAKRFQELGVDVYFGQGQFNGKNQVEVTGDSGARTLDYKRAVIATGARAAKLPVPGLEEAGYLTNESLFSLTALPEKLVVIGGGPIGCEMAQTFARFGSKVTQIDRGNHILSKERPESSRQVQEAMEKDGIEFIFNANLVRVDSNGKRKQVIYEQNGKEHQIAFDEILVSTGRTPNCDGLNMEAAGIEYDTQTGVQVDDRLETTNSRVYAAGDICSRYQFTHAADFMARTVIQNTLFMGRAKMSQLLIPWCTYTSPEIAHVGTTPEESLSNGKKLKIYKQPLKDVDRAILEGEDDGFVEIYCEENSDQIVGATIVASHAGELINQITQAMQYKIGLGKIASVIHPYPTQAEAIRKLGDQYNRTRLTPFVKKLFHCWLKLTR, from the coding sequence ATGAGCTACAAGCAACAACTGGAACCGCTGACAGAACAGAATCAGATTCTTCAATCACACGTACATCCACCGGAATGGAAGAATCCGGAGCCGTCTGGCCGGTATCATCTCGTGGTGATCGGAGCAGGAACGGCTGGGTTAGTTACGGCAGCCGGAGCAGCAGGTCTCGGGGCGAAAGTCGCGCTCGTAGAACGGGGGTTGATGGGAGGGGACTGCCTGAATGTCGGGTGTGTTCCATCCAAAGCCTTGATCAGTTCGGCCAGATGCATCGCCGCCATCCGGGATGCAGGCGAGTATGGCGTGCAGGCGGGAAACGTGGATGTCGATTTCTCCGAAGTGATGGAACGCATGCGCCGCCTCCGCGCCCGGATTAGCCCCAATGATTCCGCAAAACGATTTCAGGAACTGGGGGTCGATGTCTACTTCGGTCAAGGACAGTTCAACGGCAAGAACCAGGTCGAAGTCACGGGCGATTCAGGAGCACGCACATTAGATTACAAACGGGCCGTCATCGCTACGGGGGCACGCGCGGCAAAGCTTCCCGTTCCCGGATTGGAAGAAGCAGGATATCTGACGAACGAATCGCTCTTTTCACTGACAGCCCTTCCCGAAAAGCTCGTGGTAATTGGGGGCGGCCCCATCGGTTGCGAAATGGCACAGACATTCGCTCGCTTCGGAAGCAAAGTGACTCAGATCGATCGTGGAAATCATATTTTGTCCAAGGAACGACCGGAGTCCTCTCGACAGGTTCAAGAGGCCATGGAGAAAGATGGAATTGAGTTCATATTCAATGCCAACCTGGTCCGGGTCGATTCGAACGGAAAAAGAAAACAAGTAATCTACGAACAAAACGGTAAAGAACACCAAATCGCCTTTGATGAAATTCTGGTGTCGACCGGACGTACTCCGAACTGTGACGGACTAAATATGGAGGCGGCTGGTATTGAGTACGATACCCAAACTGGGGTTCAAGTGGACGATCGCTTGGAGACAACAAATTCCCGAGTCTATGCCGCTGGTGACATCTGTTCTCGTTACCAATTCACGCATGCGGCCGACTTCATGGCCCGCACCGTTATTCAGAATACGCTTTTCATGGGGCGAGCGAAAATGAGCCAGCTGCTCATTCCCTGGTGTACTTACACCTCTCCCGAAATCGCTCATGTCGGTACCACACCCGAGGAGTCACTGTCCAACGGAAAGAAACTGAAGATCTATAAGCAACCTTTGAAAGACGTAGACCGGGCAATTCTGGAGGGAGAAGATGATGGCTTCGTCGAAATCTACTGTGAAGAAAACTCAGATCAAATTGTAGGAGCGACCATCGTTGCCTCTCACGCGGGCGAACTGATTAATCAAATCACACAGGCCATGCAGTACAAAATTGGTCTGGGCAAAATCGCTTCCGTGATTCACCCCTACCCGACTCAGGCCGAAGCAATTCGTAAGCTGGGTGACCAGTACAACCGCACCCGACTGACGCCCTTCGTTAAGAAGCTGTTCCATTGCTGGCTCAAATTGACGCGCTGA
- a CDS encoding SDR family NAD(P)-dependent oxidoreductase codes for MDFKLQGKLAVVSGSTSGIGRSIAQSLLAEGAKVVVNGRSEGSVSKALKTLDGDTHGVVADVATAEGCDKLIEEAQKLGSIDILINNAGIFEPKPFEEISDEDWLRFYEINVMSGIRLSRAVAPQMKKQSWGRIIFISSESGINIPVEMVHYGMTKTAQLAISRGLAKTLKDTGVTVNSVLPGPTWSEGVEEFVERLAEGKSLEKTKAEFFKEARPSSLIQRFASTDEVASLVTYLCSEQAAATTGASMRCDGGIVDTCF; via the coding sequence GTGGATTTTAAGTTGCAGGGTAAGCTGGCTGTCGTATCAGGATCAACATCTGGAATTGGACGCTCGATCGCCCAGTCTTTGTTAGCAGAAGGTGCCAAAGTCGTTGTGAATGGACGTTCGGAAGGGAGTGTTTCCAAAGCATTGAAAACGCTGGACGGCGATACTCATGGCGTTGTTGCCGATGTAGCAACGGCCGAAGGTTGCGATAAACTGATCGAAGAAGCCCAAAAGCTGGGCAGCATCGATATCCTGATTAATAATGCCGGCATCTTTGAGCCGAAGCCGTTCGAAGAGATTAGCGACGAAGATTGGCTGCGGTTTTATGAAATCAACGTCATGAGCGGCATTCGCTTATCACGAGCAGTCGCTCCACAGATGAAAAAACAGAGTTGGGGCCGCATTATATTTATCTCGAGTGAATCCGGGATTAATATCCCGGTGGAGATGGTCCACTACGGAATGACCAAAACGGCTCAACTGGCGATTTCCCGTGGCCTCGCCAAAACACTTAAGGACACCGGCGTCACCGTGAACAGCGTATTACCCGGCCCGACCTGGAGTGAAGGTGTCGAAGAATTCGTTGAACGACTGGCTGAAGGCAAATCGCTCGAAAAAACTAAAGCGGAATTCTTTAAAGAGGCTCGCCCCTCTTCGTTGATTCAACGCTTCGCCTCCACCGATGAAGTCGCATCGCTCGTCACGTACCTGTGCAGTGAGCAAGCGGCGGCCACGACGGGAGCATCCATGCGTTGCGACGGTGGTATTGTCGATACCTGCTTCTAA